In the genome of Penaeus monodon isolate SGIC_2016 chromosome 30, NSTDA_Pmon_1, whole genome shotgun sequence, the window AGCCAATGTAACTCGTGCAGTCTGTGTGCTGTTGGTGTGCAAGACTTTTCACTGATGATATTTTCCAATTGGTTTTTGGCAAAGAATCTGACTGACTCCTTTTctgccgaggaaaaaaaaaaacagagcctaTGATTTCTTTNNNNNNNNNNNNNNNNNNNNNNNNNNNNNNNNNNNNNNNNNNNNNNNNNNNNNNNNNNNNNNNNNNNNNNNNNNNNNNNNNNNNNNNNNNNNNNNNNNNNNNNNNNNNNNNNNNNNNNNNNNNNNNNNNNNNNNNNNNNNNNNNNNNNNNNNNNNNNNNNNNNNNNNNNNNNNNNNNNNNNNNNNNNNNNNNNNNNNNNNNNNNNNNNNNNNNNNNNNNNNNNNNNNNNNNNNNNNNNNNNNNNNNNNNNNNNNNNNNNNNNNNNNNNNNNNNNNNNNNNNNNNNNNNNNNNNNNNNNNNNNNNNNNNNNNNNNNNNNNNNNNNNNNNNNNNNNNNNNNNNNNNNNNNNNNNNNNNNNNNNNNNNNNNNNNNNNNGTGTGAGTGCacatctcttttaatttttttcctattaaaataacaaagaacaagaaaacgcaataaaaattaatgtacttgctttattttttgttcctgTATGACTAATAAAACTCATGAAGATAATAGATTAAGGAcaagtataaataatgtatatttacagaTGCTTTAGACTAAAATGTTCAATTTACGATGAAGTTGGATATATACAGTAAACTCTACTTTACAATGACACCACAAGATTGTCATGGTCTTTTAAGTACACAAGAAACTCACtagcatttatttattcaatctcTAAATCATTAATTCAAAATTATTCTCTTGTCACTCATATCAAGTGATATAAACAGTTATCTCTCATTGTAAATCAGTCTATTCAAATGCTTGGCTTTTCATTctggtttatattatattaagtaagaATTTCCCCGACACATTTTTTCCGAGATTAAATTTTCCCCTCTccgaaataattaaattttactcTTAAGATAACATTAACTGGACGTCCTTGTGTGAAAAACAagaatcaaaaaatttttcaggaCACAGAATATTTGTATATCTTACATGACTAAAATTACTTAAGCTATCTTTGGtcataatacatatttttgtacaatTCTCATCTTTAGTGATAAGAAAATGTTGAATTAATAGAATTAGGAAAGTGATATGGAAGTACACACCTACATTCCTTACAATCTCCTCACCATaccataaacataataaaatatttaaattatttccaaCATNNNNNNNNNNNNNNNNNNNNNNNNNNNNNNNCAGGATTTACCACAACCCAATTTTTTCTTAAACATTATTggaatgttttctcttttcatactTTATTtagctcccttttttttcttcttttaccttaaATGATTTTAGTAAATTTAAAAGAATTGAAGAACAATTCTAAAAGTAATGGGGCACTGATTTGGATCAAGAGATGAATCAGNNNNNNNNNNNNNNNNNNNNNNNNNNNNNNNNNNNNNNNNNNNNNNNNNNNNNNNNNNNNNNNNNNNNNNNNNNNNNNNNNNNNNNNNNNNNNNNNNNNNNNNNNNNNNNNNNNNNNNNNNNNNNNNNNNNNNNNNNNNNNNNNNNNNNNNNNNNNNNNNNNNNNNNNNNNNNNNNNNNNNNNNNNNNNNNNNNNNNNNNNNNNNNNNNNNNNNNNNNNNNNNNNNNNNNNNNNNNNNNNNNAAATCAGCATTGAGTGATAAGTTTAGTGCAGCCAACATACTTCTGTATCTTGCATGCTACATGCTTTCTTCTTTAAACTACAACAAATTTCATGGCTCTGCTCATCTTTTCCAAAAATCTTCATACATGCTCAACATTCCTTTATTCCAGTCTTGCAGTATTTCCCACTGAACAAACATCTGACTGATAAAAACTATACAATCTTAAAAACAGGGAATGCTACGGAACAAGTAACAGGCCAAGAGGCCCCATAGCACAGGTCAACAAGGGTCAGCTGGGGTcaagaagaatcctcgacactgTAAATACGACGACCCCTATTCTGCATATCAAAACCTATCCAGGACCGACTAAGCACTCTCTCCTAGTCATCTGGAGGCCGGAACATCTGGAATTGGGAAATTCAGAGATCATTTTCAAGTCTGTATTTCTTTAGTCTAAATTTAAAGAAGAGAGTTTTGAAAATGGGTTCAAATAAGCAATTCAGGATACAGGGAAGCTCAGAAAGTGTCTAGGATGGATAATTAAGGGCAGTTTTCATATAATAGGGTCAGTATTTTAAGGCggcagagatagagaaatagagaaaaggcaATTTTGCCATTTAGAAATGAGAAGAACCAAGAAATTACAGTTAGTGTAATAATCTGTTTCCTGTTCAGATGAAATAAGACAGTAACATTTGTGCAACAGGTGACTTAAATAACAAAAGGAGTCAGTGATATCAAAACACAATCGTACCTGCAAATATCAAGCACAAAACTCTgtgcaatttttcttttcttttttttatatttgttaatttttttcattccatttaacttatttactttttcattccatttaatttatttacttttttcattccatttccattatttactttttttttattccatttcatttatctaccttttcttccacttgatttcatttatttactttcttttcattGACTCCCTCCCAGTGATGTGTGTTAAGCATCAGTGATAGAAACACATTCTCACATGCTCagtgggtgagagaggaaggtcaTTTACATAACCTAAAGAATAAATCCAGTTTCTAGGCATATCCCTTAGAATAACTTTTGACAGATTACTTCCCCAATATTTTAAGCCATGCACAGTTGTGGAATCACTTTCTGGTACCTCTTTGGTAAGACAGGTAAATGGTGTTGCTGNNNNNNNNNNNNNNNNNNNNNNNNNNNNNNNNNNNNNNNNNNNNNNNNNNNNNNNNNNNNNNNNNNNNNNNNNNNNNNNNNNNNNNNNNNNNNNNNNNNNNNNNNNNNNNNNNNNNNNNNNNNNNNNNNNNNNNNNNNNNNNNNNNNNNNNNNNNNNNNNNNNNNNNNNNNNNNNNNNNNNNNNNNNNNNNNNNNNNNNNNNNNNNNNNNNNNNNNNNNNNNNNNNNNNNNNNNNNNNNNNNNNNNNNNNNNNNNNNNNNNNNNNNNNNNNNNNNNNNNNNNNNNNNNNNNNNNNNNNNNNNNNNNNNNNNNNNNNNNNNNNNNNNNNNNNNNNNNNNNNNNNNNNNNNNNNNNNNNNNNNNNNNNNNNNNNNNNNNNNNNNNNNNNNNNNNNNNNNNNNNNNNNNNNNNNNNNNNNNNNNaattgtgttgctgtgtgtgatTGGTGACTAGGTTTTgcaaactaaaatttaagttttCATCTGTATGATCTTTCTTATATTCACTCacagaatgataacaaaagtcaACTCCCTATTCACAACTGTATTAATTGTGATTGTCATGTGCCAGAAAATCAAAATATGTCTTACATTGACTACACTCACATAGTGTGGGGCGCAAAGTAAGTGATNNNNNNNNNNNNNNNNNNNNNNNNNNNNNNNNNNNNNNNNNNNNNNNNNNNNNNNNNNNNNNNNNNNNNNNNNNNNNNNNNNNNNNNNNNNNNNNNNNNNNNNNNNNNNNNNNNNNNNNNNNNNNNNNNNNNNNNNNNNNNNNNNNNNNNNNNNNNNNNNNNNNNNNNNNNNNNNNNNNNNNNNNNNNNNNNNNNNNNNNNNNNNNNNNNNNNNNNNNNNNNNNNNNNNNNNNNNNNNNNNNNNNNNNNNNNNNNNNNNNNNNNNNNNNNNNNNNNNNNNNNNNNNNNNNNNNNNNNNNNNNNNNNNNNNNNNNNNNNNNNNNNNNNNNNNNNNNNNNNNNNNNNNNNNNNNNNNNNNNNNNNNNNNNNNNNNNNNNNNNNNNNNNNNNNNNNNNNNNNNNNNNNNNNNNNNNNNNNNNNNNNNNNNNNNNNNNNNNNNNNNNNNNNNNNNNNNNNNNNNNNNNNNNNNNNNNNNNNNNNNNNNNNNNNNNNNNNNNNNNNNNNNNNNNNNNNNNNNNNNNNNNNNNNNNNNNNNNNNNNNNNNNNNNNNNNNNNNNNNNNNNNNNNNNNNNNNNNNNNNNNNNNNNNNNNNNNNNNNNNNNNNNNNNNNNNNNNNNNNNNNNNNNNNNNNNNNNNNNNNNNNNNNNNNNNNNNNNNNNNNNNNNNNNNNNNNNNNNNNNNNNNNNNNNNNNNNNNNNNNNNNNNNNNNNNNNNNNNNNNNNNNNNNNNNNNNNNNNNNNNNNNNNNNNNNNNNNNNNNNNNNNNNNNNNNNNNNNNNNNNNNNNNNNNNNNNNNNNNNNNNNNNNNNNNNNNNNNNNNNNNNNNNNNNNNNNNNNNNNNNNNNNNNNNNNNNNNNNNNNNNNNNNNNNNNNNNNNNNNNNNNNNNNNNNNNNNNNNNNNNNNNNNNNNNNNNNNNNNNNNNNNNNNNNNNNNNNNNNNNNNNNNNNNNNNNNNNNNNNNNNNNNNNNNNNNNNNNNNNNNNNNNNNNNNNNNNNNNNNNNNNNNNNCACTTTAAAAACACATTTCACTATTTAATAAAGACCTTTAACGAACACTTACATGTTGTAGTTCACACAGTTCCAAGTCCTGTGTGTGGAGCCGAGCACGTAGGTACAcgatctcttcctctttttgtgcTAAAACAGATTTCATTTCAAGATATCTGGTTCTGGCAGCACGCTCACTGCTTTCCAGTTCATTCAACTCATTCTCGTATCTCTCGCGTAAGTTCCTGCAAAAGGGGTAAATTTCTCTGGTTAGTACCATCACTTGTGAAGTCAAAATCAACGATAAGTCAACAAGATGAAAATGCAACTTTTTACATATTTCAGTGTCAACAAAatgcaacaacaaacaaacagaagtaTGTACGTTTTTCTATCATTCTCAACCATTGAGGGAAAGTAAATCNNNNNNNNNNNNNNNNNNNNNNNNNNNNNNNNNNNNNNNNNNNNNNNNNNCTAACTTCATCTTCGCTTCATACGCTCGGTGCTCCTCATTCTCCCGATTGCTCGTCTCCTGCTGAATCTCCTTGATCGCGCGCTCGATCTCCTTGTCGCGTTGCCGCTTCAACCTTTCCCGCAGCTCTCTATCCGACTGACTCTTCGCCTCGCTCTGCTCCTTCATGAACTGCTCTCGCCATTCAGATCGGCTTTTCTCATCTCGCTGTCTGAGGCTGGCCAGTTCCTCCTGTTTGTCATGGATGAGTATATGCAATGGATGAAGTATTGGCAACAGGAATGATGCAAATATAATCaactactacattattattaagGACAAGAAACAGTACTCAGAGTGTTTTATTCTCTAATGAGTGGGTTAATTCAGAGCTTCATGTGCATACAGGAGGGTAAACGAATTGAGATACAAAAGTCTGTAttaatgaaactaaaaaaaatagcATGTAAAATTACTTCTGCCATTAACATAGAAAAACACAGTGATGAAAATTCTTCTATCATCTTTTGCTTAGAGTAATGGTCATAATTCATGATAACAAATGCTGTGTATTGTCCATTAAGAGTTNNNNNNNNNNNNNNNNNNNNNNNNNNNNNTTACCTCATGTCTGCGGTTCAGATTCctaattttttcttcattctcctctataACTCTTTGCTTCTCCTTATTGGCCTCTTTCAGTGCAGCTTCTCGCTCTGAACGTTCCCTCTCTAAGGTTCGATGATGCTCTTCGATCAGGGATTTGATATCCCTTTCTTGCTGCTTGCGGACCGTCTCCAGTCGAGTCAGGGACAGCTGTTCGCTTTGTCGAATCTCTAAATCCAGTCTATGAAAAAGGCATTTACCTATTACACAATCTGTAACTCTACTAATGATACATAATATTCAACAAACTGAATGACATTTTGANNNNNNNNNNNNNNNNNNNNNNNNNNNNNNNNNNNNNNNNNNNNNNNNNNNNNNNNNNNNNNNNNNNNNATTAAAAGGAACACTTTTTACACGCCTCCAGTCACATCAATCACAATATTCCTCTCCAGTGAAATAATTGAGTGTAACCCTCTGACCATAAGAAACTGCAAAAAGGGACATATGGACCCACAATGAATCCAGAAGGGCACACTTGCCTATTATCCTCATGACAGGAGAAACAATTAATCAAATTTAATAAGATATCTCCCTGGACCACCTACTAGGCAAACATTCAAGCTTAAGACGAGAGGTCACCTACACCTGACACACATCACCTGGTACAGGTAAAATCTAGCTCAATGCCATTAAACATACAGGGATGTCATCAGATTTAAGGGTTGAATTTNNNNNNNNNNNNNNNNNNNNNNNNNNNNNNNNNNNNNNNNNNNNNNNNNNNNNNNNNNNNNNNNNNNNNNNNNNNNNNNNNNNNNNNNNNNNNNNNNNNNNNNNNNNNNNNNNNNNNNNNNNNNNNNNNNNNNNNNNNNNNNNNNNNNNNNNNNNNNNNNNNNNNNNNNNNNNNNNNNNNNNNNNNNNNNNNNNNNNNNNNNNNNNNNNNNNNNNNNTGCTCACCTctgctgttccctctctctctccttcttgcaagcttcctccttctcctgctcataTTTCTTCTTAAGCTCCTCCTCCTGGGATCGAAGTTGTGTTATcatcttctcctccgcctccctcagAGCCTCCCAATGCTGTGCTTTAAGCTCACTTATCTCATCACGGTGTTTTGCGGTGAGGTCTTTCATCTTTGTCTCCAGTCCCCGGTAGGTGGTTTCCTGTGAATTGGGAtcaattttttctaattttttaaactcTTAAAATGCATGAAATTCACATATACTCTCACAATATTAGCTGGCTATATCATATGAGTTGCTGTATCTCTTGGTATTTCTAGAATAAAAAAGTGTaatcacaaacaatatcaaaaCAACAGCTGTttgaatgcaataaaaaaaaggtcatatACAACATTCACACAGACTATTATACATCAATCGTTAAAAGGCAGATTTATGAAAATCCAGTCCTAAATATATTGCACTCAGGCAGCACCAAATTTATAGAAATGTCTTATTTACAGGGAGTAAGCATATCAACTATTACCTCAATATCAAGGAAGCAtaaatctctttccttctttttgcttcttcttcacctgaatatatataaaaaatagagataacTCACTTTAATAGCTTTTGCTTTCTGTTGggtccacttttctctcttttcttgctctgCTGTTGTAATCCTCTCTCGAAGGGACTTCATTTCTTGCATGTGACGATCTTCCATAAGCTTGATCTACAAAGAGAGTTGTCATTGGTTACAATACTGAACTTTACCCTACAAGAGCCATTTTCCACATACtccacttttgtctttttttttcaaaatgcttgTTGTTCATTTCTTGAAATACCTTGTCTGCATTCTTCTTCTCAGAAATTCTTTGCTCTTTCACAAGCTTTTCGCATTGTTCAGTCAGCGTCTTCTTATCATCGAGTAactgcaaaatatgataaaagaaaaatctgaaatccttctgaagaaaaaatatatcagaaaagTAAATCTATGAGATATAATACTTTGAGAACAAATCACTATTCATAAACAGCAAAAAGTACTAGTGATTGAATAATAAAATGCATGTGCAGGCTTTTCCAGTTGTATAAGTTATGAAGCATACATACCATGAATTCTGAAGAAGATAATTCTAACatgcattgttattaacattctaGTTATTTAAATCTATCAAAACTGAATGAAAACAGAACAACTTAAACCAGTTCTCAATTACTGGAAGGAAGCATACTATTCCACTATATAAAAGAACCAacatattccttaaaaaaaaaaaaaaatattcaacccTTTCTTCAACAAAGAGATTCAAGAGCCAGACCTTGATTACACAAACAGATTCAGTTCCCATTACTGTAAAACAAAGATtcaatccctttctctttcaacaAGAATTCCAACCATCTTGGTCTCACCTTTCGTATAAGTTCTAAATTTTTTTGGATTCTGGCCTCCATTTCCTCTTGCTTGTTTCTCAACTTCTCCTCGCATTTGGCATGCAATTCAGGACTCTTCTTTGGGTCTTCCTTGCGCTTTTCTTGGATGCAGATGTTTTCTAGTAATTTCTCAGCCTCAACTATCTGATTGAGGAGTTCTTCTTGAGACCCTgttagggggagggaaagatgtttgagagaaagaaaatatgcttCCATTCAACAACTTTTAAAACCCAGGTTGtagcgaaaagaaaaataatctcgATGAAATTTTCTTGTCTACTTTCTATATAGATTTGCAGTATAAAACCTCAGCAGGTTGCCATAGGTCAACCATGTCATTATTAGTAACTTGCATCTGGTTCTGTGCTTCACAGAAACCAGGTCAGGTGGGCTACTGTACCACCTTGACTCACATCTCTCACAACATCAAGGTATCTTCCATACTTAAAGCTAGGAATACAGGAAGCAAAGAGCAATGATCAAGTAAGAATGCAACATCCTGTAAAATATCTAAGCACTCATTTATATCATGACGAGGACTGGTGGCTTGTACCAAATATTTCCCTTTGTGTTACTAGTGACTCATGAATGAACTTGAAAGCAAGCCAGCTCATTCTTCTATAATTCTAACACCTGCATTTACTGATTAAAAACTCATCCTGGAACCTTACTTCCCCAAAATGAATATTTATAACTCATATCCACACATGTCATATTCTTGAAAACAAGTATccaaaatggcaataaaaaaaaaattgaatattgtTTCATTAGCATAAAAGTAACATCCACATGGTTAGGCTCTTAGTTCAAAGTTACCATTGAAATTAATGTTAGGATTTGAATAATAATCAGTATCACCATGAGGATTAGGCAATAGGTCTGAGGCCTAGTACTCGACTTTCTTGACTGCAGAAAAACATCACTTGTATGGTGCACTATGTAACAAGAATCAGTAAGACAAGTTCTAGGCCTCTACAAGTCACTTTATCAATAGtgtgatcattatcaatatcaccattattgttaattaaaacTTGAAACCtgtaactaaaagaaaaaaatctatttacatGACCCTGAAACCTCAAAATTGGGGACATGGATTTTGTAATACCTTTCCCCGTGAGCCAAGGATAcacaacactattttttttttaaacttacccTCAGTATTTCCATTCTGCCAGCGTTCAGCTAAATCTTGAGTAAAGAGGAAAACCTTCTCTACTAATACCTGCAGCACAGGCAAGGTAGCAGGACACTCTTGTATAGGTGGTGGGGTACTTAACGGTTTCATCTCACTTTCTTTAATGGGGGATCTAAAAATACAAGTAAGTGTTACATAAGTAAATACAGTGCATACACTGAATTATTCTAGGCATTTTTGTTTGACAAGCTGAAACTTAATATAGATAATGTAGGGAAAACTAGTGTCATTGTATAAGTAAAGACTGTTGTCTCTTTAAAAAGATATcaagatttcaaaaaaaaaatttgaacatcTAGATAtggatattttaaaagaaaattaatagttAACATGGGATTTGTCACAACTGAATATAAAGAAGCATAAAAAATTCCTTAAACTGAAGGAATCAGACCCTACCTTTTAGGGGAACTGCTCAAGCTCTCTGTTGGTTGAAATTCATAAGATTTTGCATTATATATCTGCCTGGTATTGACTCCTGCATCTTGAACATAGATAACTGGAGCTTCAGCTACACTCTCCACTTTGCTCTGTTCTCTCTCGTATGATTCTGAggtcttcttttcttcgtcttctatcATCTGTAGAGCCTCAAGCAGGTCTTTTGACCCCTGTGACTTGACGCGCTTCTCTGAAGTCCAGCGGCTACGCACTATGTATGCAGCAGCAGAGCCTGGCCGGTAGGTTGGGAGGTCTGTAGTGCATGAAAAATCATATGTGTTTGACAGTGGCATGACTCCCTTCCCTTGGTCAGATTCGACTGTTTTGGATaggtcttcctccttttcttgctgttttgttttattgtgggaATGACAGTCTTTTGGACTCTCAGGGCTGGCATCACCTGTGGAAGGACTATCCATTTTTGTATTGGCTTGAATAGTTGTGCTTTCTGTGTCATCCTGAGGTTGGTCTACAATAGTCCTTGGGGTTGACTTGTCACTCAAACTCGATTCTTCAATTATATCTTCTAACACACACTCTGGACTTTCACAATTCTCAGCAAGTTCCTGGCCATCAAAGTCCTCATCACCTACAAGCTCCTCCACATGTTGTTTTTCGACATGATCTTGAAATCTCTCTTCCCCCGACATGTTTCTCAGAGGTATTTCTAAAGCTTCACTAACTCCTGAACTGTTTGCTAGGAACTGGGTCTGGACACCACTATGATGGACTAACACTGTTTTCGTATGGTCACACCTCCCTGAGTTCTCTAATGTGTGGGGCTCATCCCTACTCGAGAGTTTTAACAGCAACTCATGATTCTGTTTCAGGAGCTCTTTCCATTCCGTGTCCCAGCTCTCGTCTTTGGTCTCACTTTCTCGCTGTTTTTTGGGCTCAGTACTTGCCATAAGCTGTATCCTTCGACCCAAGCTCATAACAGTGCATTCTGAGCCATCATTTGAAGTTGTATCAAAATCTCTCCTAAAGTGGTTACTGCCATTGTGCGAAGTGTGATAGGAACTATTGTTATCAATTTCCAGGTCGCTGTGTGTGCTCACTAAATGGGGTCTCAGATTATAGGTATTTTCTCTCAGAATTCCTCTGGCATTCCCATACGAATCTAATTCAGACCTGTCATCTCTTCCTTCAGGAGAGCACCTGAAAGCTTTATTGGCAAACTCAAGTTCATTCACATTGGGATGATCAGACGCTGACTTCAGAGTATACGTGTCCCCAAACTGATCGTGCTCTTGAGACTGATCGCTGTCACTCTTGGTAAAAGTCAAGCCGAAGTCTGTATTGGACTTCAGGGAATATGGCTGCTGAAATGACAGACCAGTTCCATACACAATTGGGTGGTTGACTGTCAGCGGCAGAGTGTATGTACTCCCAAAGCCAATTACACTGGACCCTTCTGAATCACTGCCCACGTCCTGCTTTTCGTAGCAGCCACTCTTATAACTTgaaagaaactgaaagaaaaatcaGAAGAGAAATATGCATTAATCCACACATCNNNNNNNNNNNNNNNNNNNNNNNGCTTGGTGAATGTACTTGACAAGATTAGTTCATATAttatttccatctctcctttttataAACATGTCTTACTGAATAGCTTTGTTCTTATATATCATCCTCTGAAATGAATTTATCAAGTGAATACCAAGCATATCTAACAAAAGTAACTTAACTCATCAAAACATAAAAGAGCAAATGAATCACTACACAAAAActgatatgcaaaaataaaaacactataaAAGAAAGATTCAAACCATTCCAGTGTCTGACTCAGCACACAAGTACAAATATATTCTTAAAGGTGTCCTCTTGCCGTTATGTGTTGCATGTGATCAAAACACTAGCATTTATAAACCGTGCGGAAGTGAAATCTACCTTTAAACAGTTCAACAACAGTTTCTAATCAATTCATTAGTTAGAGCATTAATCAGTGCCTAAATAATNNNNNNNNNNNNNNNNNNNNNNNNNNNNNNNNNNNNNNNNNNNNNNNNNNNNNNNNNNNNNNNNNNNNNNNNNNNNNNNNNNNNNNNNNNNNNNNNNNNNNNNNNNNNNNNNNNNNNNNNNNNNNNNNNAAAACTCTGAATAAACATTTAAGCCTTCAAATTGAAGAGAATAGCAGATTCACAACAAGGACCTAATGGTATATTCTAAGAACAACAAAATTGTANNNNNNNNNNNNNNNNNNNNCAGTCAAACAGATCTAGGTTCTTTTAGCCCCATCTGACACCAAGGAAGCACCACAGGGGTTACCATTGAGAAGTGCCGAAGAAGCACCGTTGGCAGGACTGAGGATGCACCAATGGAAAGGTTTAGGGAACAAAATGCATTAAGAGACATGACTTGGAGGATTGAGGGACCCCAGTGGAAAACCAAACAAGGGGGCACCACGGAGATGCTTGATAACTGGTTTCAGCTGGCCTTANNNNNNNNNNNNNNNNNNNNNNNNNNNNNNNNNNNNNNNNNNNNNNNNNNNNNNNNNNNNNNNNNNNNNNNNNNNNNNNNNNNNNNNNNNNNNNNNNNNNNNNNNNNNNNNNNNNNNNNNNNNNNNNNNNNNNNNNNNNNNNNNNNNNNNNNNNNNNNNNNNNNNNTAtagcatgcatgcacacaaatatatgcaaattcacAAATCATAGAGGAGTATTTGCTAGGAGTCTGTGGACTTAGGCATGACTGTCATTTGTGCCGGTAGCCAAGNNNNNNNNNNNNNNNNNNNNNNNNNNNNNNNNNNNNNNNNNNNNNNNNNNNNNNNNNNNNNNNNNNNNNNNNNNNNNNNNNNNNNNNNNNNNNNNNNNNNNNNNNNNNNNNNNNNNNNNNNNNNNNNNNNNNNNNNNNNNNNNNNNNNNNNNNNNNNNNNNNNNNNNNNNNNNNNNNNNNNNNNNNNNNNNNNNNNNNNNNNNNNNNNNNNNNNNNNNNNNNNNNNNNNNNNNNNNNNNNNNNNNNNNNNNNNNNNNNNNNNNNNNNNNNNNNNNNNNNNNNNNNNNNNNNNNNNNNNNNNNNNNNNNNNNNNNNNNNNNNNNNNNNNNNNNNNNNNNNNNNNNNNNNNNNNNNNNNNNNNNNNNNNNNNNNNNNNNNNNNNNNNNNNNNNNNNNNNNNNNNNNNNNNNNNNNNNNNNNNNNNNNNNNNNNNNNNNNNNNNNNNNNNNNACCAGTGACCCCAGCAGAAACAATGCAGATAGTGCCTGGGGCTGAACACTGACCTCATGGAAAACATTGTTCTTTAT includes:
- the LOC119592469 gene encoding centrosomal protein of 131 kDa-like, translating into MLEERPNIRRRVGSARAGSARVGSARPAGARVSSARPSSDTLRPRLHTGRPSSAPVPSRPSSAPVPGRNESFGVSKTPLAPGKFKSHDVSHLNLKIEGKSIRSVAYTPRRHQPVSRGSLRVISSHGYAAPSRRKQFLSSYKSGCYEKQDVGSDSEGSSVIGFGSTYTLPLTVNHPIVYGTGLSFQQPYSLKSNTDFGLTFTKSDSDQSQEHDQFGDTYTLKSASDHPNVNELEFANKAFRCSPEGRDDRSELDSYGNARGILRENTYNLRPHLVSTHSDLEIDNNSSYHTSHNGSNHFRRDFDTTSNDGSECTVMSLGRRIQLMASTEPKKQRESETKDESWDTEWKELLKQNHELLLKLSSRDEPHTLENSGRCDHTKTVLVHHSGVQTQFLANSSGVSEALEIPLRNMSGEERFQDHVEKQHVEELVGDEDFDGQELAENCESPECVLEDIIEESSLSDKSTPRTIVDQPQDDTESTTIQANTKMDSPSTGDASPESPKDCHSHNKTKQQEKEEDLSKTVESDQGKGVMPLSNTYDFSCTTDLPTYRPGSAAAYIVRSRWTSEKRVKSQGSKDLLEALQMIEDEEKKTSESYEREQSKVESVAEAPVIYVQDAGVNTRQIYNAKSYEFQPTESLSSSPKRSPIKESEMKPLSTPPPIQECPATLPVLQVLVEKVFLFTQDLAERWQNGNTEGSQEELLNQIVEAEKLLENICIQEKRKEDPKKSPELHAKCEEKLRNKQEEMEARIQKNLELIRKLLDDKKTLTEQCEKLVKEQRISEKKNADKIKLMEDRHMQEMKSLRERITTAEQEKREKWTQQKAKAIKETTYRGLETKMKDLTAKHRDEISELKAQHWEALREAEEKMITQLRSQEEELKKKYEQEKEEACKKEREREQQRLDLEIRQSEQLSLTRLETVRKQQERDIKSLIEEHHRTLERERSEREAALKEANKEKQRVIEENEEKIRNLNRRHEEELASLRQRDEKSRSEWREQFMKEQSEAKSQSDRELRERLKRQRDKEIERAIKEIQQETSNRENEEHRAYEAKMKNLRERYENELNELESSERAARTRYLEMKSVLAQKEEEIVYLRARLHTQDLELCELQHMFRPPDD